The Microbacter sp. GSS18 genome has a segment encoding these proteins:
- the sepH gene encoding septation protein SepH — protein sequence MEQLRLIGTENDRLVMANEAGERFALSLDEVLRAELRRARREHSAVPERPRPSPREIQAHIRAGLSTEEVAELLDARVEDVQRFEGPVLAEREHIVGQALAVPVLVAGDFDSDAKPTFGEAVRSKLSEAGAIGERWTSWKEQSGWIVKLEFTASDVDHDARWGFEPRRSTLTPNNADAVQLSRQGSLPEGLIPRLRALDNAAEKDESRFDSASFDARREPEPDAPSEVPDLVIAPTPAQEAAIKRREEPVSTSAETADLLEALRRRRGQREPLPEAEPEESENRNAPVALFDALEPGYEPAAETPLEEEETPPAPAVAEAGRRKGRTSMPSWDEIVFGARTED from the coding sequence ATGGAACAGCTCAGGCTCATTGGAACGGAGAACGACCGTCTCGTCATGGCGAACGAAGCCGGCGAGAGGTTCGCGCTCTCGCTCGACGAGGTGCTGCGCGCCGAGTTGCGCCGTGCGCGCCGTGAGCACAGTGCAGTGCCGGAACGCCCGCGCCCGAGCCCTCGCGAGATCCAGGCGCACATCCGCGCCGGACTGTCGACCGAGGAGGTCGCCGAGCTCCTGGACGCGCGCGTCGAGGACGTCCAGCGGTTCGAGGGGCCCGTGCTCGCCGAGCGCGAGCACATCGTCGGACAGGCCCTGGCGGTACCCGTGCTGGTCGCCGGCGACTTCGACTCCGACGCCAAGCCGACCTTCGGGGAGGCCGTTCGCTCCAAGCTGAGCGAAGCCGGCGCCATCGGCGAGCGGTGGACCAGCTGGAAGGAGCAGTCGGGCTGGATCGTCAAGCTCGAGTTCACGGCATCCGACGTCGACCACGACGCGCGCTGGGGATTCGAGCCGCGTCGCAGCACCCTGACTCCGAACAACGCCGATGCGGTCCAGCTCTCACGTCAGGGCTCTCTGCCCGAAGGACTGATCCCTCGCCTGCGCGCGCTCGACAACGCGGCGGAGAAAGACGAATCCCGATTCGACAGCGCGTCCTTCGACGCGCGACGCGAGCCCGAGCCCGACGCGCCGTCCGAGGTGCCCGATCTGGTGATCGCGCCGACGCCTGCTCAGGAGGCGGCGATCAAGCGTCGTGAGGAGCCGGTGTCAACATCCGCCGAGACGGCCGACCTCCTCGAGGCGCTGCGCCGTCGTCGCGGGCAGCGGGAGCCGCTGCCCGAGGCGGAGCCCGAGGAGTCCGAGAACCGGAATGCGCCGGTCGCCCTCTTCGACGCCCTGGAGCCCGGCTACGAGCCGGCGGCCGAGACCCCTCTCGAAGAGGAGGAGACGCCTCCTGCGCCCGCGGTCGCCGAGGCGGGCAGGCGCAAGGGCCGGACCTCGATGCCGTCGTGGGACGAGATCGTCTTCGGCGCCCGCACCGAGGACTGA
- a CDS encoding DUF4193 domain-containing protein, which yields MATDYDAPRKSEDDSESIEALKERVPDKRSGSVDVEDSDNPSGFELPGADLSDLELDVVVLPPQEDEFTCMSCFLVKHRSQLDHDGADGPICSECSA from the coding sequence ATGGCAACCGACTACGACGCACCCCGTAAGTCCGAAGACGACAGCGAGTCGATCGAGGCTCTCAAGGAGCGCGTTCCCGACAAGCGCTCGGGCTCGGTGGACGTCGAGGATTCGGACAACCCCTCGGGCTTCGAGCTGCCCGGCGCGGACCTGTCGGACCTCGAGCTCGATGTCGTCGTCCTCCCGCCGCAGGAGGACGAGTTCACCTGCATGAGCTGCTTCCTCGTGAAGCATCGTTCGCAGCTCGACCACGACGGCGCGGACGGCCCTATCTGCTCGGAGTGCTCCGCCTGA
- a CDS encoding DUF3093 domain-containing protein → MSHVDTAEPYRERLSPSLWVLAAAGGAAPMVALVFAPVDTTLALVVGALAGVALIALLVLASPVLDVSDGRLRAGRARIDVTLLGAPQVLSDEAARLARGQDLDPRCWHVIRGGIDGIVTIPVLDPDDPAPAWVLSSRTPDRLAAAVRRAQVRRSTPSR, encoded by the coding sequence GTGAGCCACGTCGACACCGCAGAGCCGTACCGAGAGCGCCTGAGTCCGTCACTCTGGGTGCTCGCCGCCGCCGGCGGCGCCGCGCCCATGGTCGCTTTGGTGTTCGCGCCTGTCGACACGACACTCGCGCTGGTCGTCGGCGCACTCGCCGGGGTCGCACTCATCGCGCTCCTGGTGCTGGCCTCGCCGGTGCTCGACGTGTCCGACGGCCGGCTCCGGGCGGGCCGCGCGCGCATCGACGTGACGCTGCTGGGCGCCCCCCAGGTGCTCTCGGATGAAGCGGCGCGCCTCGCGCGGGGCCAGGATCTGGACCCGCGCTGCTGGCATGTCATCCGCGGCGGCATCGACGGGATCGTGACGATCCCGGTGCTCGACCCGGATGATCCGGCTCCGGCGTGGGTGCTGTCGTCCCGCACGCCGGACCGGCTGGCGGCGGCGGTGCGCCGCGCTCAGGTCAGGCGGAGCACTCCGAGCAGATAG
- the dut gene encoding dUTP diphosphatase: MTESVDVPIIASEAPVYAHPGDAGADLVSAEALRLEPGRRALVGTGVRIALPDGYAAFVVPRSGLAARHGITIVNAPGTVDAGYRGEIKVALLNTDTTEAFDISVGDRIAQLIVMPVTRARFIPVDDLPDSTRGEGGFGSTGYQKEEVQA, from the coding sequence GTGACTGAATCCGTGGACGTCCCCATTATCGCGTCCGAGGCTCCCGTCTACGCCCACCCGGGCGACGCCGGCGCGGATCTCGTCTCGGCCGAGGCCCTTCGGCTCGAGCCCGGCCGGCGCGCGCTGGTCGGGACCGGCGTGCGCATCGCGCTTCCGGACGGCTACGCGGCGTTCGTCGTCCCGCGCAGCGGACTGGCGGCTCGGCACGGGATCACCATCGTCAACGCGCCCGGCACCGTCGATGCCGGCTATCGCGGTGAGATCAAGGTCGCGCTGCTGAACACCGACACCACCGAGGCGTTCGACATCTCGGTGGGCGACCGCATCGCACAGCTGATCGTGATGCCCGTCACGCGGGCCCGCTTCATCCCGGTCGACGACCTGCCCGACAGTACCCGAGGCGAGGGCGGATTCGGATCGACCGGCTACCAGAAGGAAGAAGTCCAGGCATGA
- a CDS encoding DUF3710 domain-containing protein: MSDTTPDGPAEKSAPDDRTTGGPFDESEANPVRPYIDLGGIKVLPRDGLNLRLEVEEQTKRIVAVGLDYAESTLQVQPFAAPRSSGLWHETREQIRGQIRQQGGRVEEREGPLGPELLAEVPVTAAGGASGTRLARFVGVDGPRWFLRGVIGGAATADVEAAAKVEDLFRSLVVVRGGTPMPPRDLIPLRMPATPGSS, encoded by the coding sequence ATGAGCGACACGACACCCGACGGGCCCGCCGAGAAGTCCGCGCCCGACGATCGCACCACCGGCGGCCCGTTCGACGAGTCCGAGGCCAATCCGGTCAGGCCGTACATCGACCTGGGAGGGATCAAGGTCCTCCCGCGCGACGGGCTCAACCTGCGGCTCGAGGTCGAGGAGCAGACCAAGCGCATCGTCGCCGTGGGCCTGGACTACGCCGAGTCGACTCTCCAGGTCCAGCCGTTCGCCGCGCCCCGCTCCAGCGGACTGTGGCATGAGACACGTGAGCAGATCCGCGGTCAGATCCGGCAGCAGGGCGGTCGGGTCGAGGAGCGCGAGGGGCCGCTGGGCCCCGAGCTGCTCGCCGAGGTGCCCGTGACGGCGGCCGGCGGCGCGTCGGGCACGCGTCTGGCCCGCTTCGTGGGCGTCGACGGCCCTCGATGGTTCCTCCGCGGCGTCATCGGAGGCGCGGCGACCGCCGACGTCGAGGCCGCCGCGAAGGTGGAGGACCTCTTCCGCTCCCTCGTCGTGGTGCGCGGCGGAACGCCGATGCCCCCGCGCGACCTCATCCCGCTGCGGATGCCCGCGACGCCGGGCTCGTCGTGA
- a CDS encoding DUF3159 domain-containing protein, whose protein sequence is MSDREEAAPEPAASDPAAAEPSASELLGQALGGAAKRAGLDPSEGASTGHVVWHAMGGWRGILESVLPGLIFIVVYTVTIDPATGDGALWLALGLSVGVAAVFTLVRLIARQPAAAALGGLVAVGVAAVFALLTGEATNNFVPGFITNAVYGTAFLVSALVGWSLIGLAAGFLMGEGTAWRGDRRKRRVYFWLAIAWAGLFAARLAVQLPFYFADDVTALGTLKLIMGLPLFAPMVAVTWLAVRALYPRRDT, encoded by the coding sequence GTGAGCGATCGCGAGGAGGCCGCGCCCGAACCGGCCGCCTCCGACCCGGCGGCGGCCGAGCCGAGCGCCTCGGAGCTGCTCGGTCAGGCGCTCGGCGGTGCCGCCAAGCGGGCGGGCCTCGACCCGTCCGAGGGCGCTTCGACGGGGCATGTCGTGTGGCACGCGATGGGCGGCTGGCGCGGCATCCTGGAGTCGGTCCTGCCCGGACTGATCTTCATCGTCGTCTACACCGTGACGATCGACCCGGCCACCGGCGACGGCGCCCTCTGGCTCGCCCTCGGGCTCTCGGTGGGCGTCGCGGCCGTCTTCACCCTCGTGCGGCTCATCGCCCGCCAGCCCGCCGCGGCGGCGCTGGGCGGACTGGTCGCCGTCGGCGTCGCGGCGGTGTTCGCGCTGCTGACAGGGGAGGCCACCAACAACTTCGTGCCGGGCTTCATCACCAACGCGGTCTACGGGACGGCGTTCCTGGTCTCTGCGCTCGTCGGCTGGTCGCTGATCGGTCTCGCGGCCGGCTTCCTCATGGGGGAGGGGACGGCGTGGCGCGGCGATCGTCGCAAGCGACGCGTCTACTTCTGGCTCGCCATCGCGTGGGCCGGCCTGTTCGCCGCCCGTCTCGCGGTCCAGCTCCCGTTCTACTTCGCCGACGACGTGACCGCACTGGGCACGCTCAAGCTGATCATGGGGCTGCCCCTGTTCGCGCCGATGGTCGCGGTGACGTGGCTCGCCGTGCGCGCTCTCTACCCGCGCCGGGACACCTGA
- a CDS encoding aconitate hydratase: protein MSSVDSFGAKSTLTVGSTDYEIFRIDTVPGYDKLPFSLKVLLENLLRTEDGANVTRAQIEALGSWDPSAEPDTEIQFTPARVVMQDFTGVPCIVDLATMREAVTALGGDPNKINPLSPAEMVIDHSVIADLFGSENALERNVEIEYQRNGERYQFLRWGQTAFDDFKVVPPGTGIVHQVNIEHLAKVIYDREVGGVLRAYPDTCVGTDSHTTMVNGLGVLGWGVGGIEAEAAMLGQPVSMLIPRVVGFKLTGEIPAGVTATDVVLTITDMLRKHGVVGKFVEFYGAGVGSVPLANRATIGNMSPEFGSTAAMFPIDDVTLDYLRLTGRDEQAVALVEEYAKLQSLWHDPAVEPVYSEYMELDLSTVVPSIAGPKRPQDRILLADAKEQFNSDLTNYADDDHDLVDLTISESFPASDPPGLSPEDEHSHHEHHHHSHAPKTVSKPTPVTTADGASYTLNHGSVALAAITSCTNTSNPSVMIAAGLLAKKALDKGLKSKPWVKTTLGPGSKVVTDYYEKSGLDKALEGLGFFTVGYGCTICIGNSGPLIEEVSTAVNANDLAVTAVLSGNRNFEGRISPDVKMNYLASPPLVVAYALAGSMNFDFETDPLGTDADGNDVFLKDVWPAPEEVQEIIDSSISREQFIKQYATVFEGDERWKTLPTPTGPVFEWDADSTYVRKAPYFEGMSMELTPVGDITGARVMATLGDSVTTDHISPAGNIKPGTPAAQYLTEHGVERKDFNSYGSRRGNHEVMIRGTFANIRLKNLMVSAVNDGQVVEGGFTRDFTQAGGPQSYIYDACMNYAAEGTPLVVFGGKEYGSGSSRDWAAKGTSLLGVKAVITESFERIHRSNLIGMGVVPLQFPTGESWDSLGLDGTEIVSITGLEQLNEGVTPKTVHVTAAPSEFSAEGKPTVEFDAVVRIDTPGEADYYRNGGILQYVLRSLV from the coding sequence GTGTCCAGTGTTGACAGCTTCGGTGCCAAGAGCACCCTGACAGTCGGCAGCACCGACTATGAGATCTTCCGCATCGACACGGTGCCGGGCTACGACAAGCTGCCGTTCAGCCTGAAGGTCCTCCTGGAGAACCTGCTCCGCACCGAGGACGGTGCGAACGTGACGAGGGCGCAGATCGAGGCCCTCGGCTCGTGGGATCCCAGCGCCGAGCCCGACACCGAGATCCAGTTCACGCCGGCGCGCGTGGTCATGCAGGACTTCACCGGCGTCCCCTGCATCGTCGACCTCGCCACGATGCGCGAGGCCGTCACGGCGCTGGGCGGCGACCCGAACAAGATCAACCCGCTCTCGCCCGCCGAGATGGTCATCGACCACTCGGTCATCGCGGACCTGTTCGGCAGTGAGAACGCCCTCGAGCGCAACGTCGAGATCGAGTACCAGCGCAACGGCGAGCGGTACCAGTTCCTGCGCTGGGGCCAGACCGCGTTCGACGACTTCAAGGTCGTCCCCCCGGGCACCGGCATCGTGCATCAGGTGAACATCGAGCATCTCGCGAAGGTCATCTACGACCGCGAGGTCGGCGGCGTCCTGCGGGCCTACCCCGACACGTGCGTCGGCACCGACTCGCACACGACGATGGTCAACGGGCTCGGCGTGCTGGGCTGGGGCGTGGGCGGCATCGAGGCCGAGGCGGCCATGCTCGGCCAGCCCGTGTCGATGCTCATCCCGCGCGTCGTGGGCTTCAAGCTCACCGGCGAGATCCCCGCCGGCGTCACCGCCACCGACGTCGTGCTGACGATCACCGACATGCTGCGCAAGCACGGCGTGGTGGGCAAGTTCGTCGAGTTCTACGGCGCCGGCGTCGGCTCCGTGCCGCTGGCCAACCGCGCCACCATCGGCAACATGAGCCCCGAGTTCGGCTCGACCGCGGCGATGTTCCCGATCGACGACGTCACCCTGGACTACCTGCGCCTCACCGGCCGCGACGAGCAGGCCGTCGCCCTCGTCGAGGAGTACGCGAAGCTGCAGTCGCTGTGGCACGACCCCGCCGTCGAGCCGGTGTACAGCGAGTACATGGAGCTCGATCTCTCGACGGTCGTCCCCTCGATCGCCGGCCCGAAGCGCCCGCAGGACCGCATCCTGCTCGCGGACGCGAAGGAGCAGTTCAACAGCGACCTGACGAACTACGCCGACGACGACCACGACCTGGTCGACCTGACGATCTCGGAGTCGTTCCCCGCGTCCGACCCGCCCGGACTGTCGCCCGAGGACGAGCACAGCCACCACGAGCACCACCACCACTCGCACGCACCCAAGACGGTCTCCAAGCCCACGCCGGTCACGACCGCCGACGGGGCGTCGTACACGCTGAACCACGGCTCGGTGGCCCTCGCGGCGATCACTTCGTGCACCAACACCTCGAACCCGTCGGTCATGATCGCCGCCGGGCTGCTGGCGAAGAAGGCGCTCGACAAGGGGCTCAAGAGCAAGCCGTGGGTCAAGACGACGCTCGGCCCCGGCTCGAAGGTCGTCACCGACTACTACGAGAAGTCGGGCCTGGACAAGGCTCTCGAGGGCCTCGGGTTCTTCACCGTCGGCTACGGCTGCACGATCTGCATCGGCAACTCGGGTCCGCTCATCGAGGAGGTCTCGACCGCGGTCAACGCCAACGACCTCGCGGTGACCGCGGTGCTCTCGGGCAACCGCAACTTCGAGGGCCGCATCAGCCCCGACGTGAAGATGAACTACCTCGCGTCCCCGCCGCTCGTCGTGGCGTACGCGCTGGCCGGATCGATGAACTTCGACTTCGAGACCGACCCGCTGGGTACGGACGCCGACGGCAACGACGTCTTCCTCAAGGACGTGTGGCCCGCTCCCGAAGAGGTGCAGGAGATCATCGACTCCTCGATCTCGCGCGAGCAGTTCATCAAGCAGTACGCCACCGTGTTCGAGGGCGACGAGCGCTGGAAGACCCTTCCGACGCCCACCGGCCCCGTCTTCGAGTGGGATGCCGACTCGACGTACGTGCGCAAGGCGCCGTACTTCGAAGGCATGTCGATGGAGCTGACCCCGGTCGGCGACATCACCGGCGCGCGCGTCATGGCCACGCTCGGCGACTCGGTCACCACCGACCACATCAGCCCGGCCGGCAACATCAAGCCGGGCACCCCGGCCGCGCAGTACCTGACCGAGCACGGCGTGGAGCGCAAGGACTTCAACTCCTACGGGTCGCGCCGCGGCAACCACGAGGTGATGATCCGCGGCACGTTCGCGAACATCCGTCTGAAGAACCTCATGGTCAGCGCGGTGAACGACGGACAGGTCGTCGAAGGCGGCTTCACGCGCGACTTCACGCAGGCCGGCGGTCCCCAGTCGTACATCTACGACGCGTGCATGAACTACGCGGCCGAGGGCACCCCGCTCGTGGTCTTCGGCGGCAAGGAGTACGGCTCGGGCTCGTCGCGCGACTGGGCGGCCAAGGGCACGAGCCTGCTGGGCGTCAAGGCGGTCATCACCGAGAGCTTCGAGCGCATCCACCGCTCGAACCTCATCGGCATGGGCGTCGTGCCGCTGCAGTTCCCCACCGGCGAGAGCTGGGACTCGCTGGGCCTCGACGGCACCGAGATCGTCTCGATCACGGGTCTCGAGCAGCTCAACGAGGGCGTGACCCCCAAGACGGTCCACGTCACCGCGGCTCCCAGCGAGTTCTCCGCCGAGGGCAAGCCCACGGTCGAGTTCGACGCCGTCGTCCGCATCGACACGCCCGGCGAGGCCGACTACTACCGCAACGGCGGGATCCTGCAGTACGTGCTGCGCTCACTCGTCTGA
- the dxs gene encoding 1-deoxy-D-xylulose-5-phosphate synthase, translated as MALLDSIVGPRDLDSLTLEQLDDLADEIRAFLIENVARTGGHLGPNLGVVEMTIALHRVFDSPNDPIIFDTGHQSYVHKLLTGRQDFSRLRARGGLAGYPQRSESVHDVVESSHASSSLSWADGVSRALTQTGRHDRHVVAVVGDGSLTGGMTWEALNNISDDNDRNLVIVVNDNGRSYAPTIGGMARYLNRVRTADTYRNLRRGSASLFAKLGPVGRAVYRGVRGGTRGFLSRFTNNADLYSNLDIKYLGPIDGHDLGSLIETLELAKQFGSPVIVHAITEKGRGFQPARDDEADQFHAVGKIDPVTGRSLGGGGGAQAWTDVFADELVSVGEDRDDVIAMTAAMLRPVGLQRFSERFPSRVYDVGIAEQHAAASAAGLAFGGLHPVVAIYATFMNRAFDQVLMDVALHRAGVTFVLDRAGVTGPDGPSHHGIWDLALLQLVPNIRIAAPRDAERLREELREAVAVEDGPTVVRFPKGSVAAELPAVERLEDGTDVLYRAGAEDVLIVGIGSMAHLAVDVAGRLRAQGIGATVVDPRWAIPVQPSITTLAASHRLVITIEDGIRVGGIGTRVRQVLREAGIDTAVDELGVPDEFIDHASRDEILEDAGLTAAKIAQDVVAQVLGTRIPIARPTTDTGSLIVPDTARARDARG; from the coding sequence ATGGCGCTGCTGGACTCGATCGTCGGCCCACGCGATCTGGACTCGCTCACGCTCGAACAGCTGGACGATCTCGCCGACGAGATCCGCGCGTTCCTGATCGAGAACGTTGCGCGCACCGGCGGTCATCTGGGACCCAATCTGGGCGTGGTCGAGATGACCATCGCGCTGCACCGGGTCTTCGACTCGCCCAATGACCCCATCATCTTCGACACGGGACACCAGTCCTACGTCCACAAGCTGCTGACCGGCCGGCAGGACTTCTCGCGTCTGCGTGCCCGGGGCGGCCTGGCCGGCTATCCGCAGCGCTCGGAGAGCGTGCACGACGTCGTGGAGTCCTCCCACGCCTCGAGCTCGCTCAGCTGGGCCGACGGCGTCTCCCGCGCGCTCACCCAGACCGGTCGCCATGATCGCCATGTCGTCGCGGTCGTCGGCGACGGCTCGCTCACCGGCGGGATGACGTGGGAGGCGCTCAACAACATCTCCGACGACAACGACCGCAACCTCGTCATCGTCGTCAACGACAACGGCCGCTCGTACGCCCCGACGATCGGCGGGATGGCGCGCTACCTCAACCGCGTCCGCACCGCCGACACGTACCGGAACCTCCGCCGAGGCTCTGCGAGCCTGTTCGCGAAGCTGGGACCGGTGGGCAGGGCGGTCTACCGCGGCGTCCGGGGCGGAACGCGCGGCTTCCTGTCGCGGTTCACCAACAACGCCGACCTGTACTCCAACCTCGACATCAAGTACCTCGGCCCCATCGACGGCCACGATCTGGGCAGTCTCATCGAGACGCTCGAACTGGCGAAGCAGTTCGGCTCGCCCGTCATCGTCCACGCCATCACCGAGAAAGGGCGCGGCTTCCAGCCGGCGCGCGACGACGAGGCCGATCAGTTCCACGCCGTCGGCAAGATCGACCCGGTCACCGGGCGGTCGCTCGGCGGCGGGGGCGGCGCTCAGGCCTGGACCGACGTCTTCGCGGACGAGCTGGTCAGCGTTGGCGAGGACCGTGACGACGTCATCGCGATGACCGCGGCGATGCTCCGGCCGGTCGGGCTCCAGCGGTTCTCGGAGCGGTTCCCGAGCCGCGTCTACGATGTCGGCATCGCCGAGCAGCACGCGGCCGCGTCCGCCGCAGGTCTCGCCTTCGGCGGACTGCACCCGGTGGTGGCGATCTACGCCACGTTCATGAACCGTGCGTTCGACCAGGTTCTGATGGACGTCGCCCTGCACCGCGCAGGCGTGACCTTCGTGCTCGATCGAGCGGGCGTCACCGGCCCGGACGGCCCGAGCCACCACGGCATATGGGATCTGGCGCTGCTGCAGCTGGTGCCCAACATCCGCATCGCGGCGCCCCGCGACGCCGAGCGTCTGCGAGAAGAGCTGCGCGAGGCCGTCGCGGTCGAGGACGGTCCCACCGTGGTGCGCTTCCCCAAGGGCTCGGTCGCCGCCGAGCTTCCCGCGGTCGAGCGTCTCGAGGACGGCACGGACGTCCTGTACCGAGCCGGCGCCGAGGACGTGCTGATCGTCGGCATCGGCTCGATGGCGCACCTCGCCGTCGACGTCGCCGGACGTCTGCGCGCACAGGGGATCGGAGCGACGGTGGTCGACCCGCGCTGGGCGATCCCGGTGCAGCCCTCGATCACGACGCTCGCAGCCTCCCACCGGCTCGTGATCACCATCGAGGACGGAATCCGCGTCGGCGGCATCGGCACGCGCGTGCGCCAGGTGCTGCGCGAGGCGGGCATCGACACGGCCGTGGACGAACTCGGCGTACCCGACGAGTTCATCGACCACGCCTCGCGCGACGAGATCCTCGAGGACGCCGGGCTGACGGCCGCCAAGATCGCGCAGGACGTCGTGGCCCAGGTGCTCGGCACCCGCATCCCGATCGCGCGACCGACGACCGACACCGGCTCGCTCATCGTGCCCGATACGGCTCGCGCGCGCGACGCGCGCGGCTGA
- a CDS encoding 3-hydroxyacyl-CoA dehydrogenase NAD-binding domain-containing protein: MSTATMTNYDEIDFSPILALTDDEVVTHSSVRDVRLPSGKTLALITLDNGRDHTRPNTLGPATMHELGQTLEGLKARAADGEIDAVGITGKQYILAAGADLSDITKVGSKDNARLVAQLGHKVLGALGELGVPSFAFVNGLALGGGLEIALNSTYRTVDASAAAIALPEVFLGIIPGWGGAYLLPNLIGIENALEVIISNPLKQNRVLKPKQAFDLGIMDAIFPAANYLEDSLRWADGVLTGDVKVDRKNEPGKIERLTKWPIAIKMARGMLESKIGTVPRSPYAALDLLERAKSGTKAEGFAREDEALAELVTGDQFAASMYAFDLVQKRAKRPVGAPDKALAKKVQKVGVIGAGLMASQFALLFLRKLQVPVLITDLDQGRVDKGIAYIHGEIAKLEAKGRLDADGANKLRGLLRGTTDKTEYADCDFVIEAVFEEVGVKQQVFGEIEGIVAEDAILATNTSSLSVEEIGAKLAHPERLVGFHFFNPVAVMPLIEIVKTPTTTDAALSTAFVVAKGLGKNGVLTADAPGFVVNRLLAKVMGEAARAVYEGTPVAEVEKAFAPIGLPMGPFQLIDLVGWKVAAHVQDTMVRAFPDRFYANENFHALAELDAVVEKDKGGRVVGWTKAAEKALRPAVGSEPATPETILARVQDGLAQEIRIMLDEGVVPEVEDIDLCLILGAGWPFIDGGASPYLDREGASERVFGDTFHHPPIRGVEAG; the protein is encoded by the coding sequence GTGAGCACCGCCACGATGACGAACTACGACGAGATCGACTTCTCGCCCATCCTCGCCCTCACCGACGACGAGGTCGTCACGCACTCCAGCGTGCGCGACGTCCGCCTCCCGTCCGGCAAGACCCTCGCGCTCATCACCCTCGACAACGGTCGCGACCACACCCGTCCGAACACGCTGGGCCCGGCGACCATGCACGAGCTCGGGCAGACGCTCGAGGGCCTGAAGGCCCGCGCCGCGGACGGGGAGATCGACGCGGTCGGCATCACCGGCAAGCAGTACATCCTCGCCGCCGGCGCCGACCTCAGCGACATCACGAAGGTCGGCTCCAAGGACAACGCGCGCCTGGTGGCGCAGCTCGGCCACAAGGTGCTCGGAGCGCTCGGCGAACTCGGGGTGCCGTCGTTCGCATTCGTGAACGGGCTGGCACTCGGCGGCGGTCTCGAGATCGCTCTGAACTCGACCTACCGCACCGTGGACGCCTCGGCCGCGGCGATCGCACTGCCCGAGGTCTTCCTCGGCATCATCCCCGGCTGGGGAGGCGCCTACCTGCTGCCGAACCTCATCGGCATCGAGAACGCCCTCGAGGTCATCATCTCGAACCCCCTCAAGCAGAACCGCGTGCTCAAGCCGAAGCAGGCGTTCGATCTGGGGATCATGGATGCGATCTTCCCGGCGGCGAACTACCTCGAGGATTCGCTGCGCTGGGCCGACGGCGTGCTCACGGGCGACGTGAAGGTCGACCGCAAGAACGAACCGGGCAAGATCGAACGGCTCACGAAGTGGCCGATCGCGATCAAGATGGCGCGCGGCATGCTCGAGTCCAAGATCGGAACGGTGCCGCGCTCCCCTTACGCTGCGCTCGACCTGCTCGAGCGGGCCAAGAGCGGCACGAAGGCCGAAGGGTTCGCCCGGGAGGACGAGGCGCTGGCCGAGCTCGTCACCGGCGACCAGTTCGCGGCCTCGATGTACGCCTTCGACCTCGTGCAGAAGCGCGCGAAGCGGCCCGTCGGTGCGCCCGACAAGGCCCTTGCCAAGAAGGTGCAGAAGGTCGGCGTCATCGGCGCAGGCCTCATGGCCAGCCAGTTCGCGCTGCTGTTCCTGCGCAAGCTCCAGGTGCCGGTGCTCATCACGGATCTCGACCAGGGGCGCGTGGACAAGGGGATCGCCTACATCCACGGCGAGATCGCCAAGCTCGAGGCGAAGGGCCGTCTGGATGCGGACGGCGCCAACAAGCTGCGCGGTCTGCTGCGCGGGACGACCGACAAGACCGAGTACGCGGACTGCGACTTCGTCATCGAGGCGGTCTTCGAAGAGGTCGGCGTGAAGCAGCAGGTGTTCGGCGAGATCGAGGGCATCGTCGCCGAAGACGCGATCCTGGCCACGAACACGTCGTCGCTGTCGGTCGAGGAGATCGGCGCGAAGCTCGCTCACCCGGAGCGGCTCGTCGGCTTCCACTTCTTCAATCCCGTTGCCGTCATGCCGCTCATCGAGATCGTCAAGACGCCGACCACGACCGACGCGGCGCTGTCGACGGCCTTCGTCGTGGCCAAGGGACTCGGCAAGAACGGCGTGCTGACCGCAGACGCGCCCGGGTTCGTCGTCAACCGGCTCCTGGCCAAGGTCATGGGCGAGGCGGCGCGTGCGGTGTACGAAGGCACGCCGGTGGCCGAGGTCGAGAAGGCGTTCGCGCCCATCGGCCTGCCGATGGGGCCGTTCCAGCTGATCGACCTGGTCGGATGGAAGGTCGCCGCACACGTGCAGGACACGATGGTGCGGGCCTTCCCCGATCGCTTCTACGCCAACGAGAACTTCCACGCGCTCGCCGAGCTGGATGCGGTCGTCGAGAAGGACAAGGGTGGACGCGTGGTCGGCTGGACCAAGGCCGCCGAGAAGGCGCTCAGGCCCGCTGTCGGCTCCGAGCCCGCGACGCCCGAGACGATCCTCGCGCGCGTGCAGGACGGCCTCGCGCAGGAGATCCGCATCATGCTCGACGAGGGGGTGGTGCCCGAGGTCGAGGACATCGACCTGTGCCTCATCCTCGGTGCCGGCTGGCCGTTCATCGACGGCGGGGCCTCGCCCTACCTCGACCGCGAGGGCGCGTCCGAGCGCGTGTTCGGCGACACGTTCCACCACCCGCCGATCCGCGGGGTCGAGGCAGGCTGA